tgcgtctgaaattcacttgcagtggctggaggccccagtgtgcccattctctctctccccctccctcccacccctctttgtctctaataaatagatgaataaaaataaagcatcttaaaaaaagaatttatttaggcTCACAATTTCAAGAGGAAGCTCCTGTCTTAGTGAGGAATGTGTGGCAGGAACAGGCAAAATGTActggtccagggctggagagatggcttagcagttaagcgcttgcctgtgaagcctaaggaccccggttcgaggcttgcttccccaggtcccacgttagccagatgcacaagggggtgcacgcgtctggagttcgtttgcagaggctggaagccctggcacgcccattctctctctctccctctatctgtctttctctctgtgtctgtcgctctcaaataaataaattaaaaaaaaaaaaaaaggcttgcgGCACCTGcccggctcaggctgacctttaaaaaaaaataaataaataaaaattaaaaaaaaaaaatgtactggtccatgctgggtgtggtggtgcacgactttatccccagcactcgagaggcacaggcaagaggattgctgtgagtttgaggccccgctgagactacatagtgaatccatgtcagcctgggccagagtgagaccttacctagaaacaCCAAAATCAAGCCAAACCAGAGTAAAAACTTGCCTAATACACGTGCATGTATCTcctagtgtgtgtgtgcggtACACACACGTTATCTCCTAGGAGTGTCTAGTGCACGTGTAGTTTCTCCTTTAACTTCCTAGTTAGAATTTCATGCTTGTGTATGGTTGAGACAAATCATCCCATTGTATCTTTTCCCAGCCACCCAGTCATCCCAGCAGTGTCTGGACCCACCTTTGCCTAGCCTTGAGAGCACCATAGGACACAATGGATTCCTTTAGTGCCCTATTGTTTATTCCTGTGCTGGTGCCAGTTTTAATCGCAGCAGTGTGAGCGTATTTTGACACTATCAGGGTTAGATCCCTGTTTCTGTGTTTGCctggatattttgttgttgtttttgagataaagagtgtagcccaggctggccctatgcttgcaatcctcctgctcaGCCTTCCTACTTAAGTTCCTGGGATCACTGGTGCACACCACATCATTTCCTGGCTATTCCTGTTTTCCAGCAAATTTCAGTATCATAAAAATGCTCAGCTCTGTCCAATAACTTGCTAATGTCCTTGAGACAGCTGAGTTTAGTGTGGAGAGAACAGACATATTTATCTAGCCCTCTTCTCCAAGAGGAGGAAATGTTCCCACCTTTTCAACTTGACTTCTGTCCTTTCAAAACTAtttaacaggctggagagatggcttactggttaaggaacttgcctgggaagccttaagacccaggttcaattccccagtacctaaagcaagccagatgcacaaggtggcacatgcatctggaatttatttgcagtggctggaggccctggcgtgcccattctttctcataaataactaaataaacatttaatattttcaacgCTGGGGTCTGAATAGCTCTCGTGAAATCTATCCCTAAGCAATCTCCCTTGCTGCTATTGTACACAGGCTTTTTCTATACTAGGTCTTGTTTCCTGTTCCCATATACAAGGGCTGCTAACTCTTGTCTCTTAGTCTTATGCTCAGCTACCTCACTGAATTCACTCCACCATCTCTAATGCTGTCCAGTTCATGTGTCATCTGCCAAGATAGCTTTCCTCCTCATCTGTACACAGAACCACTGTGTCAAtgctgtttttaatttgttttctaaaattaaaaaaaattactagagagggagagaatgggtgcaccagggcctctaattactacaaacgaattccacacatgagccatcatgtgcacctggtttacatgggttctgagaatcaaacctgggtccttaggcttcccaggcaagtgccttaaccactaggccacctctccagcccagcactgttTTGTTAATCTGACCTGTGCCTGTCTCTGGCTTCCATCTCCGAGCCCTGGTGTGCACCCCACTTGAGCCAAGTAGGGGCACTTGTGCCTTGTCCTGGCATACAGGGAAGGCTTCTGCTCTCCTTCTACAGTACAATGCGTGCGTTAGGCCAGGGGAGATCTGGTCATCGCACCAAGGTGTCCAAGCGCCAAGCAAAGGCtactttcttctgtgattttaggCTCTGAATTTTGCTCACATTCAAAACAAGCCTTGTAGTCAGGGACCTTGACCGCACACTGGGACAAAAATAGGCTCCACGGACAAATTCAAGCAGGCACGGGGCCATGATGTGGGGGAAGAGGGAGTGCCAGCTCCAGCTCCGAACTCTGACGAGGTTAAGAGAGCAGCAGCACTGAGGGCCATGGTTCCAAGGCCAGGGCAAGCTCAAGCCTGTTTCCCTTGCGAAACAAATCTGGTTGTCCCCAAAAAGTCTTGAGGCATCAAGATTTTTGCAGTGGTTATAGCCCATGCAGTTGGTCACTAGGTTTCATAAAGGAACTTACTTACCTGGGCAGGCTGATAATGGCCATTTCACATCAATCTGATTTTTCTAGCTCAttgtctgaggagatggctcacccCCGGGGCTCAGGGAACTCTTGATCTCCACTGATCGCTGGCAACACACAGAGGAACCCACCTTGGTTTCCGgcctctggcacacccactcGCACAGGCCCAGAGGAACCATGGAGGGAGGCTGCTTGTCACTTCTGTTCCTTCACATGTCATGGAACTGAAAACAGCCGGCTTAATGCCAAAGGTAGCCTTGTACTTTTTCTGCTTCAAACACTAGCAAAGTGAATTGTGAGTCCTTGAGAATTCTACTTTCATTTCACAAGAGAGGCTTGCAACAGCTAATACACGtgggcacatgcacacgtgccCTGGCTCAACAGCCTCGCGATAGAAGGCAGCCTCCTCACCCTTCTGCCCCCTGTCCTTCTGTCGCTGTCACCCGCACCATTTCCTTGGTTCTGCACTTTTGAGCAACCGTTTCATAGCCAGAGTGGGGAGCTTTCCAAATGCCACACTGAGGCATCATGAGCACTGACAAGTGTGACCACAAACATCTGTATTAGGAAAGATTTAAAATCACGTCAAAGGGGGAAAACTGCAATTCACAGAAAGGCCACCTTCAAGTCAGCCCCCGATCCTCTCAACCACCACGACAAAACACTGATGTATAACTCAAGGGCACAGGAGCGCTGCTGCCCAGGCCCGACACTGCAAGGTGCTCTTCTCtgctcctggtgggaaaccatagCTTCTCCGACAGTAAGAGCAGCATCTGTGCCCAGAACCAGTTCTCTGCAACAGCAGCACCACAGAGCTCCAGGAAGAGAAGCTCTGATAAAGCCAATAACATCCCCAGGGAAGGAGGCTGGACCCACAGGCAGGGAGAACCTATGAGACAAGGGATGTGGAGGTAAGGAAAGTATCAGACTGTGGCCACAGACCAACTTTCCCATGAAAGGCCAGAAaaggcaacttaaaaaaaaaaaaaatctttcatttatttacttgagaaaaagggagggaaagagagagaggaagaggcagataagagagtgggcatgtcagggccactgcaaaggaactccagatgcatatgccaccttgcatctggcttatgtgggtactggggaaattgaaccagagtccttaggcttcacaggcaaataccttagctgttaagccatctctccagccctccctttttttcttcaaggtagggtctcactctagcccaagctgacctgggattttgtaactccatgctggccttgaactcacagcgatccttctacctcagcttcctgagtactggcattaaaggtatgtgccaccatgcctggccacaactTTTGATCAGGAACAATTTCTAACAGCTTAAGACTAGCAAGTTACAGACCTTGCATAGCCCTCAAGAGCAGATGCCTGGGCACACAGGACAATTAACAGGGACCCAGCGCAGGCAGCTGAGCAAGTCCCCCTCTAGCCAAACCTCATGTTGAGAAGGCCAGGTAAGTTCACAAATGCTGACCTACAGGGGAAAGGGTGATATACCCTCCAGGGAACATAATGACGCCCACCCCAAGCAGAAACTGGCCCCAATCCAGAACATTCTCTACACAGAGAGGTGTCCCATGAGCACTGGATAAACTGGTCAGCAGACAGAAATGATACAGGTGATGGAAAGAGCAAAAGAGGAAACTTCCAGATATGCCACTGCTCAGAGGTGACTTTTCAAAGCCCAAGATTATGATTACCAGAGCAATGGAAGACATTAGGCCAAGCAAAACCTAACTGACGTAGGGAATCCTCAGCTTCAGATCACAGCAGCCTGGAGGTCACAGGAGAAAGATCAGTCACTTGGAAGACACACACGGAACCTACTCAAACCCAACCTGAAGCACAAAGGAAGGAAAGCCAGAAGATGAGCAGAGGCACGTGGGCCTGGGTCAGATTGGAGCCCAGAACTGCAGAAGGAGGGGGCATACTCGAATAGCTGTCCATATTTCATAAAAATCTAAGATCGACAGGAGTCAAGAGCCCCCAAGTAGGACACAGagacacgcgcgcacacacacacacacaaacacaaacacagacggCACAGAGCTGACGAGACTGCAGAAGTCTTAAAGCAGCCAGGGAAAACACCCACCCTGGACCCGGGGGACAGAAGACAGTGCGCTCTCCGGGACAGCCACTGACTTCAAGAGGCACTGGGTGCGCTGGTACTGCAGCAACCCCggggggtctcactgtggccaagATACAACCTCTGAAGGAGCTGGACAGCACGGGGAGACCCTTCCCCCTCTGGAAGGTGGTGATTTCACTGGGAAACCACCCTCTGGGTACTGCCAGACTTTAGAAGGGGGTCACTGAGTGGGCCCCTGCTGGCAAGCATGCCACAAAAGCCAAGAAAAAGCACTGGGAACCAGGACCCCTTCCTCCTTGGTGCTTCTCTAGCTCCCTCTAGTGGCAGAGCTTGGTGCTGTGTCAACAGGCAATGGAAATGCGTATGAAACCTCACCTCCAAGATCACAAAACGGGATGAGAAGTTAGACGAGCAGAGCCTCAGAACTCACGCAAAATCATCTTAAACAAATGTGGGCTTAAATGTGAAATGTAAAACCATGAGCCATTTCGAAAAATAAGAGGAGAAAATCTTTGGGATGTAGGGCTTACGCTGGACACCAGGGCtagggaagtggctcagcaggtaagaacaaCTGTacacaagcttgaggacccaagGTCAATCGCCAGCAGCCACTGAAGCAGCTAAGCATGaccacacacacctataacccagGTCTGTGGGGGAAAGAGAAAGCGGAATCACTGAGCTcgatggccagccagtctgaccacTAAAGGAGCTCTAGGTTTACAGAGAAACCCCACTTCCAGGAAACAACATGGAGGAGCAACAGAAAACACTTGATGTTCTACCCTGTCCtttgcacgcacgcacacagccTCGCCTATTTCCACACACAACCATATGCTACACACCCTCCCACACACAACACTcaccaaaaacagaaacataaccaAAGCCAGTGCAGGGGCACACATCTGTTAATCCCACATgtgggaggccaagacaggaggatcatgaattcaaggccatcgtgAGAACATACTGAGATCATCTcgaaacagaaaaatgaaaacagttaaTTGACCCAAATCAAAATTCAGAGTATTTCCTCTATAGAAGTAGTCCTGGGTTAAAATGATAAAGAAATCactcacagctgggcatggtggcactcacctttaatcccagcactcggaaggcagaggtaggaggatctgtgagttcaaggccaccctgagactacagagtgaattccaggtcagcctgagctagagtgagactctacctcagaaagccaaaaaccataaacaaaacaagagagagagagagaaggaaatcactccctggggaaaaaaataccTGATAACCGAAGAAGAACTTGAAGCCCTCTCAAAACTCAGCAGCAAATCCAGTCAGAAAAGGGCAAAGCGCACCATGGCCAACACCCAGCCCGCAGGGCGCAAAAACACCGCAGCAACATAGGAAGCAGGAAGGAGCATCAGTCACCATTGGCAGGAATCAGGCAAAGCGGAGACAGCAGGGCGGGTACGACGGCAGTCTCACAGAACTACGCAGGTTTCATGCAACCCCTCACCCAGTCACAGGGCTTACTCCAGCACACACACGCAttgcacgcgcacgcacacacatctgtacatgcGTGCTCGCAACAGTCGAACTTCACGTGGTCCAAGGTGACCACCTGGCACGTGTGACCACAAGCACTGAAACACAACTGGTAAGAATCCAAGCAAATTTCTAACAACTGTTGAAAACAATGCGAAGCAGCCCTTCAATAAATTGATTCCCCTGCtttgtaaaaaatttttaaatttttttgattttttgaggtagggtctcactctagcccaggctgacctggaattcactacaaagtcccagggtggccttgaactcacagcaatcctcctacctctgcctcccgagtgctgggattaaaagtgtgtgcccccGTGCCCGGatgtaaaaacttttttttttttttttttttttttggtttttgaggtagggtctcactctggctcaggccgacttggaattcactatgtagtctcagggtggcctcgaactcacatcaatcctcctacctctgcctcctgagcactgggactaaaggtgtgtgccaccatgccgggcttgtAAAAACTTTCAAAAGCTACTCTTAGgagttttatttgtatgtgtgtgatagagagtgagagagagagagagagagagacaatgcatgtgtgcgtgtgtatgggcacaccagaggctcttgccactgcaaacagcactttgtgcatctgcctttgagTAGGTCTAGGGCATCAAACTTAGCCCTGGTGTCCAgcgtaagcaagtgcctttaactgctgagccatctctccagcccctcactgtttcTGCCCCAACTGTCGCCAACATAGACAGCTGAGTTTGTATGGGACAGAATCACAGAATTTGGCCCAGCAACCTGGCTGATGTCTAGCCATCAAGAGCCATGTCTCCTGAAGagtgcacacgcgtgcacacacatacagggaACCTCAAGACCAGTGCAACATGCTGCTGCCACAAAGCTCGTCTTTATTGATCACAGTGAACATTCAGCTGATGCCCAAGTGCTCTGCACTTATGTGCAGAGTTCAAACAGAAGTGAGCAAGACCCACATGACCAGTCATTTCCTTGTAGAACGAGGGCTGGCCAGCACCACATTCTCAGATGCCCTAAAATAAGGTCCCCTCCTGTGCCAGCACCAAGCCAGCTTCCCAAGAACGGATGCATGGCTTCTGCTCAGCCTAGACTGAGCCACTCACATGTGGCTAGCGAACGCAGAGCTGCGgtgaaaaaaaaacactgaactgCATCTGTGTCTCAACAGAGCCACAGGAGGCGGCCACCACGTGGGACACACAGTGTACCACCCGGAAGGAGATGACAGTAACAGCATGGAGACATGTGTCCTGCCCACAGACTTCCCCAGAGGAAGACTGGCATGGGTGGCACAATGGACATGGAATCAGCAGTCGCTGTGGGTCAGGCGCACCCTCCAATGTGAAGGTAAAGGGCTCCTAGAAGCTTCCACAGCTCTGTGCAGAACTACTGGCTAGCATACCACATGGCTTCTCTACAATTAGAAAGGGGCATAGACACCAGGCAAGAGTTGGTGCTCAGTGACAAAAAACAATGTGAGGCCTGGAGGCCAGAGACCATGTGCTGAGTCAAGAGTGGGAACCAACTGAGCTGCTACCCTCTTCCTACTGAGGAGCTAGGCAAGAGGGATGAGTAAAGCTGTGGGGCATCTGTCCTGAGAGCACCCACAAAGCTCAAGGTCAGCAACTCAGGGCCGCTGGCCCGGGGCATGCCTTTTTGGTCTGTCCAGGGGATCCTGAGAGGGGACTCCTCCTCCGCTTCTTCTCCAGCTGCTGCTGCagtctctcctccttcttcttcaggTACGAAGTCATGTTGTCGAAGGTGGCCTTGTAAAGACTACGGAAGCTTTCCTCTGTACCAACAGAGCCTGTGACAGGGACAAGAACCAGGTGGGACAGTGACTTGGGACTTGGCCTCTAACAGCCAGACCTTAAGGGCCAGTGCTTGGACTTCCCATGAGGCAGTCCTGCCACAGGAAAGTAACTCAGTGGGGCCCGAAGACCTgcgtggacttgtgtggctcccTGTGAGTCAGCTTCCCTGAGGCCCCTTGCAGAACCATGGGTGAGGGCACGAGTGCATCTAGAATCCTCCAGCAGACAGTAAGAAGGACCCTCCCATGGGAGCCTGAGCCAATCGAGGCCATCAGGGCTGCAAGTGAAGTGTGTGGTGCCAAATGCCAGCAGCAGACCTGACTTGAGTACCGAGTGCTGAGGAGGAGTGGGCGCAGGCTCTCCAAGACAGCCTCCTCTGATTAAGAACATCCAGGGCCAGGCAGCACTGCATGCTGGTAACTGTGCCTGTGCCCACCCCACACCTGGGCATGGCCTCCTAACTGCCTACAACCAGGGCCACTGCGCACGATACTGGGGCCACACGGCCTCCTCCCTGCCACCCCACAACTGCACCGCAAAGCACCAGAAAGAACCACAGCCAGGACAAGCAGCACAGGCTGCAGCCAGGGCCCACCCTGAGGGCTCTGCTGAAGAAGACCCAGTGGGCAGCACTTGAGCCTGCTCCCACCGCAGCCCCCACCCACAGCAAAAAGATAGATCAGCACGAGAGCTGCCTGCTCTACTTCAGAGAGGACATCCAGATCACAGCTGGCAGAGCACCCCAAAACCAAATTTCAATCCTCCCTACAAGGAATCTCGACTTCTCAAGGGAAATGGCCTTGCAAAATCTGAGTAATATCTGCTTTGTTTCAACAGAGACAGGGTCTGAATGGCCCTGCAGACAACCACTGCCTTTGGTCTCTGCCCAGTAAACAATGGACACCCACAGGCTGCACAGAGGGGCTGAGCTCTGTCCAGCAGACACAGAGGGCTGGGCTTACTGTCACTCACGTCTTCCGCGGGGTCCACACCAGCCTCACCCTGCTTCCTCGCTCCATCTGCAGCAGCCCTTGCTGGTAGCCTGTCGGGATCCTCAGCCAAGCACCCCGCCCGTCAGCACACTAAGCCGCCTGGGCCCGTGCAGGCTGTGACACCCTTCACGTCCATGGATGGCTTCCTACTGCCTGACTGCACAACAGACCCAGCACGCAACCTGTATTCAAGCTCTCACCTTCCAACATGGCCCAGCTGGTGCGGAGACAGCTGCAGAGTCTCTGGGACACAGCATCTTCAGGAGCAGGCTGGCGACGACAAGGAAGGAGGCTCAGCACTGAAACCTGAGCCCACGGGTGCAGCCATGGGCATGGGTAATCTAGAGAACCCCTCATGGATGCTCAAAGGCCTGGCAGGGCCCATCAGGTCCTGACAGAAGCTCAGGCTTTGGGCACAAGCGCACTACCTCAGCCAGACAAAAGCCTGAGGGACCAGCCTGTTCACAAAGCTGTCAGCCCAGTTCAGACACCAAAGCTGACCAAGAGCACCGCACTCCCCCGCCTCACCCTGCCCTGTGATGGTGGCAGGGATGTTCCCATTAGTGGGGAGCTCACTCCAGTGGCTGCTGGTGCACAACCCATGCCCCTCCttaacccagcactcagcaggacCCCACCAGAGCCTGCACACAGAAGGTCACACCCGCACCACACTTGGTGGTGACTTTAGATGTGGGACAGGGGTCATAGGACTGGACACATCATGATAGCAACAGATCACTTGCCCATAGGAACTGCTGCCCACACCACGGCAGGGAAGGATGACCAGCACCCAGCGCCCTCACCACACCAGGCCTCCGGGATATGGTTTTGGAACTTACAATTCACATGTGACCAAACTGAAGGGGGCTCAACGCTGTGAGGGGGGAAAATATTTGCCTCCACCCCATCCACCCACCAGGCTTATAAGGCAGCAGGCGAAGGATACAAACATGCAAGTCTCACCTGCCACTGGCCATCCACAGGCCTCCAGAGCACCAAGGGGGCTTCATGATAGTCCTGCAGAACCCACAGTCCCTGGGTCTCCTCAAATGCAACATCCCACACTCTGTGCGGGAAAGTCAAGCGCTGTCTGAACATGAGCTGCTGTCTGCTGGCATCGAGTTGAAAGATGAAGACCACAGGAATGCTttccaggagagagagaacagttacCACCAGGACCATGGGCCTAGGACACCTCACACACTGCACCTCAGCACTGGGCCTGAGGATAACACAGCCCTGCCTCTATCAGCCTCAAGATACCCTGAGCCAGAACCCAAGTGAGTTCACAGCACAGTGGGACGGCACAGGTTTGCTGCCTGAATCGTGAAGCAACTGACTGGCTGCGTAACAGGTGCTAGTTGACGGGTGCGACAGCCATCAGGCTCATGTACCGGAGcacccctcctccccagcccagcacctCATTCCCATGGGGACCAAAGAGCACGTCTCCAGGCATCACAGAACAGAATGCAGAGTGCACACAGCACCAGGACAGCGAGCAGATGCTCCAGGAGAACCCACTCAACCACAGTTCACCCTCTACATCTACCCCATCGAGACCAACTCTCAGGCAGGTTCCAATAGGACCAGTTCTGAAAGGAATGGCTTCATCGTGCACAAGGGCTTGGGAAAGGCCACTGCAGCCCTTCAAGCTGATGGATGTAGCCTCCAAGGAGAAGAGCCACACTGAACAGAATGCCAGGCCCCTCACTCACAAGCATCCAACAGAGTGAGTCTCTAGGAGTGGGGGCACTACCAGCCATCCACATCCTCATCACTGAAGGGCTCCCCATAGGTTCACAGCTGGGAAGCGCAGTGGCTCACCAGTCACACAGAAGCACCACGCAGCTCTCCTGGCCCCAGAACGCGATCCTAGATGCAGCCAACCCCTGCAAGGAAAAGCAGCTGCTTAGCCAGGATCTGCCACCAGCCACCAATACACCCTCATCTCCATCACAGAGGGCAAGAAGATAGCACAAGAACCTTCTCTGGTAATCAATAGGAAGGAAGGTAGCATGTGACTTCCCCATTCTCACAACTTTTCCAGGTTGAGACATGTAACAAAAGACTGTGAGGCCCTGACCACCCCTGTAGGCCTGGACAATGTGACTAGATCAAGAGAACTAGCAGGCAAGCAAGGAGAGGGGGAGCAGATACGGGGAAGACATGCCTGAACTTCAGGCTTCCCAGTACGGAAGTCAAAAAATGATTGCAGCTTCTGGAAGTCCTAAATCTCATGAAGTATGGAAAAACAGGCCCACCTCTAACTGGCCATCCAAGGAGAGGGCAGAGGCCACACCACTCAGGTTCTAAGAAACACAGGTGGGCAGAACGATATCACTGATGCTAGGGGGCACTTCATGGGGGCAGAATGCTAGGGTGCTCCCCCTCACGTCAGCTAACAAAGCCCAAAAAAGGTTCTGTCAAGCACCACCATTTCCCCATGTTTAAGTACAACTAGAGACAATTTCTGCAATCCAGCTGCCTGCGTGCACAGAAGGTAAGATATAAATTACTTCCCACTGTGTGATCAGGCATCCTCAGAACTGAAAATGCTGTGTGGGCTACTAccaagctggaagaagccagacAGTGACAAGGTGTTTCTGATAGCAAGATGTCTGCCCTCGGTGAGAGCCAGGGGGGATATATGTAGCACAAGCACCCAAGACGAGCGTGGGGCTACCTTGTGGCTTCGAGGTTCTGCTAGGTCTTGTAGGCTGGCTAGGTCATAGCACTGCAGCTGGCGGCcacttctgtagtcccagagccTCACGGTGCCATCCTACACACAGACGAACAGTTAGCAGGCAGGCTTGGGAGGCTATCCATCCAAGAACCAGGAAGGTGGGAGAGGGGCTTGGCACAGGATGCAACCCAACTGTGCGTGAATGGGGAAGACACTTCTGACAGCCAGAGCCCCTCATGAGTCAAGGGTCCTCTGCAGAGATACAAATCACCAAGACACACAGAGCCCAATGGGCCATGGACCCGTGACAGCCATCCTGTCCCATGCATGTCTACTGTACTGGACCAGGTGGACGTGTGTGCACATACCCGCTCACGCACAcaaaccacatgcacacacctagcCCTGAGTCAAGTGGAAGCTCTAAGATCTAGGGAACAGagttgggcaaggtggcacacacatttaatcccagtgctcgggaggcagagataggaggattgtggtgagttccagatcagcctggaactTGTCAGCCTgcgcaagagtgagaccctaccaaaagcaattggggggggggtgcctggagagatgacttagcagttaaggcgcttgcctgagacatctaaggacaaaggttcaattccccagaacccatgtaaggcagatgcacaaggtggcacatgtatctggagttcatttgcaatggctagaggccctggcatgcccattctcattccctctttctacctgcctctttctcgttctaaaataaacaaacaaaatatttaaatttaaaataattaaatacgggctggaaagacggcttagcggttaaggtatttgcctgcaaagcctaagaacccatgttgactccccagatcccacgtaagccagatgcacaaggtgacacaagccagggtcacacatgtgcacaaggtggcgcacgtgtctagagttcaactgcaggggctggaagccctagtgcaccaattttctctctctctctctcataataaaataaaataaaatagccaggcatggtggtgcacacctttaattccagcactcagaaggcagaagcataaggattgctgtgagttcgaggccaccctgagactacatagtgaatccaggttagcctgagctagagtgagactacctcgaaaaaacaaacaaacaaaaaaaaacaataataataataaaacagatcCAGGGTACAAGGACCTCCTAGTGGACACCACTGAAAGAGAGATTTAGAATCCCAGTGGGAGAGAG
The genomic region above belongs to Jaculus jaculus isolate mJacJac1 chromosome 5, mJacJac1.mat.Y.cur, whole genome shotgun sequence and contains:
- the Wdr4 gene encoding tRNA (guanine-N(7)-)-methyltransferase non-catalytic subunit WDR4 isoform X1; protein product: MDKGSDMILASTFSKSGSYFALTDDSKRLILFRTKPWQCLSVRTVVRRCTALTFTASEERLLVADKSGDVYSFSVLEPDECGRLELGHLSMLLDVTVSPDDCFILTADRDEKIRISWAAAPHSIEAFCLGHTEFVSRIFVVPSHPELLLSSSGDGTVRLWDYRSGRQLQCYDLASLQDLAEPRSHKGLAASRIAFWGQESCVVLLCDCIPVVFIFQLDASRQQLMFRQRLTFPHRVWDVAFEETQGLWVLQDYHEAPLVLWRPVDGQWQPAPEDAVSQRLCSCLRTSWAMLEGSVGTEESFRSLYKATFDNMTSYLKKKEERLQQQLEKKRRRSPLSGSPGQTKKACPGPAALSC
- the Wdr4 gene encoding tRNA (guanine-N(7)-)-methyltransferase non-catalytic subunit WDR4 isoform X2, whose product is MLLDVTVSPDDCFILTADRDEKIRISWAAAPHSIEAFCLGHTEFVSRIFVVPSHPELLLSSSGDGTVRLWDYRSGRQLQCYDLASLQDLAEPRSHKGLAASRIAFWGQESCVVLLCDCIPVVFIFQLDASRQQLMFRQRLTFPHRVWDVAFEETQGLWVLQDYHEAPLVLWRPVDGQWQPAPEDAVSQRLCSCLRTSWAMLEGSVGTEESFRSLYKATFDNMTSYLKKKEERLQQQLEKKRRRSPLSGSPGQTKKACPGPAALSC